CAGAAGCTCTTGTCCCAACCCCCAAAGTACTTGGCCAAATGCTCGACACCCCTCTGTCCCAGAGTCATACACACAGCACAGTGTAGGTCGTTGCTGACATCCGAAGCGGACAGGGCTGGCGGTTTGCCAGCAGGGGCACCTTGCCAACCTATCGTTCTAGCTTGCACCACCTTACCTCAACCACCTCTTCTTCCACTACTTCAACTACCATCCTCGTACTGGCAACGGAACCCCCCCTCCGCATATTCTTCCCTCGCTCTCACGAGTTACCCCCCAGACACCAGAGCGAACCCAAAGGGCTTCGGTCATCCAACGAGATTCCCCATCTACCCTCCTCGACGTTTCTCTAGGTCGAGTTCCGCGATAGACGCCGAGTCCCACGAGCGAGACGAACATACAAGCTACCTATCTGCTGCCGCTCCGAACCCCAGCTAGTCTCGACAAAGGCCATAATCCGAACCACCGACCCTCCCTGATCGTCCTCCAGAACCATCGTCCTCTCCCACTGCCATCTCTCTGCCTCCTTAAGGGGGAGGCCTCCACATCATGGGCTTGGCATACAATACATACCTCAATAGCAGCAAGGTCTACGGTTGCAAGACTTGCAAGGCGCATTTGGCAAACCATGAGGATATCATCAGCCGGGTAGGTCTCTTCTCATCCCTTCCCTCATTCCCTCAACGGCGGTCTGCGTCTCCTGTTTCTGTGCATACTGtcgtctcctccctccaAAGCACAGGTGATGCTTTACCACTTGTATTTGGCGCCATTCGTGTTTGCTAACAGACTGGTTTCCCTTTTCTTTAGAACTTCCGAGGACAGCACGGTAAAGCATATCTATTCAACAGTGTTGTGAATATTGAGACAGGCGAGCCTAGCGAGCGCAACATGACGACAGGACGTCACATTGTCCGGGACATCACTTGCAAGCAGTGCAAGGAGACGGTTGGCTGGAAATACGACAAGGCATACGAAGCCACGGAGAAGTATAAGGAGGGCAAGTTTATCCTCGAGGCTGAACTGCTCTGCAATGTCACCTAAGAGTCTACGTCTCTGGTctgagaggaggaagaggaggaggagaaggcgacAGTCTATAGATGCTTCTCCTGTTGGGATTGGGGCTGTTTTATTTTGTTTCATGACCTCCATGCTCCTGTTCCTTTTGTTCTCATCCCTTCATTCTTCCACTCTTCGCTCACTCAGAAGAGTAATGAAACGCCCTGCATAAAAGCCGGCGCCTGATGGTGTTTGGATGGAATGGTTTTTTGTTGGATTTCACTGGCTCTACCTATCAGCCGATGTGCCTTGCCGTCCGCCAGCATGAGCTGGGGCGACCCGATTTCATCAGCTCGCTATGCGCCAGCCAGTTTCATCAAGAGCACCAGCCTTGCAAAGCTGAATCTGGGTTCCAGTCGATGGGAAGGCGGTAGAACAGCACTTCACATCAGGGACAGAGATGGTGTCTGGACCGAGGCCTAAGGTACTTCATATGTGTTCAGAATCCGACACAATATCCTCCCCCTCTAAGGATACGAAGAACATTTGCTTCGAGACTCAATCCAGTGCACTAGTCATGCCGGTTCTTCCCCATTTCCTGATTGACTGAGAGCTTCCCATAGTTTACAAGCTCGATTATGCCCATTCGGTATCCCAATACATGGCTTTCCTTCGTACTGCTGCTATCTGTGATGATAGTCTAATGGTGCTCAATAGGCTCCTCCGGCAGTAGCTCCTCCACCTCTTCGTCCGGAACCATGAACTTGAAAGGGGGCTGGACGATTCCGTTGAATAAGAAGGTAAAGTAGACCAGAAGGGCAAACCCAACCACTTGTAGCCACTTGAAAGTCTCCCAGCGCAACCCGAGGGACACGACCCAGATAAAAAGTGTTCTGCATGTATCGATGGTGGATCTTGAGGTAGCACTGACACTTCGGGTAACGGAGAGGCCAAAAAAGTTGAACCCGCTAGACAGCAATGTCAATATCAGCATAGTTCAGCGTAGTGGTCGCGCAACAAGTGGGTAAGTtgaaggagggagagggtgtACCCAATACTGATCATGATCAGGATGCTAGACAGACCAATGGCCCTGTTTTGAGTGAGTTGTCTCCACCCTTCGGTCATATCAAAGTAGCCGTACTGGCCAGCGGAGGTCCGTCCGACAGCGAAGTGCAGCACGACCATACCAATAACAGTCACAACAAAGCCGAAGAGACCCTCCCATCCAACGACCCTGATGGGCTCGATGGCCGACCTTTCCAGTATCCactcctcgaggacgaaTTGAGTAGCCGTAAAGATCTGCGCTCCGGCAATGAGCAAAACCCCAATGACGGTCAGCAGGGCGTTGGACTCCGGAGAGCCCTCGTCAGCGTTCTCCACCTTGCTCTTGTTCTCGTGGTAGATGGCCCCAGCCAAGCCAACAAGTGCGACACCGACGACTACACCAACGAGCGAAAGCCACTGGAACAGGAAGAGACGTCGCCTGAGAAAGACAACGCTGAACACTCCAACAAAGAGCACCAAGGCACCGCGAGTCATTTGGTAAATGGAAGCAACAACCAGCAAAAGGCCAATATTCATCAACGTTGTACCGAGAATGTCGCAGATAGCCGGGAGAGCCAGCAAGAGAATGCGGGGGCCACGCAGAATGGACCCAGGATCCTGCTCTTGCGGCTTTGGAATGTCGGCAGGACTGCTGACAAGAGGAGCGTTGGCGTCATCGGTATCGTTCGTGTTGACGGCCTCGTAGCCATTCGAAGTAGGAGACGCCCCTGGGCCGTAGCGGCGAAACAGCGTCATTAGGCCAACGACCAGCCAACAACCCATTTCGCCAACAAACATCTGCGCCGTCTGGAGAACGGGCTGGTTGAAGTAGGCCCGTTTCGCGAGGTCTTCCGCATCGCAATTGCGGACACATTGCATATCCTGGACGTCGAAGACAGTTGTCAGCCTGTGGGAACCAAGCGTAGAGGTTCTTGCGACGGGAatcgccgacaaggagcGCGCTAATAGAACAAAATACTGTATACCTGATATTTGGTAAGCAGCGTATTGCAAACACCTGTCAGTAGCATCATGGCCACGAGAAAGGGGATGGCAGCCCGCGACGCCATGTTGGATGAGTTAATCGAGTTGAGGCGGTCTAGAGTTGATGGGCAGATAGGTGCAGAAGATGGAGAGGTGGAGGGAAAGAGAACCAGACGGTCCTTTTGAGTAGTCCTCTAAGCGGGACGTCAAGGTTGAAGCTGAGACAAGGTGCAAACCGAGGGGCCAAAGTAAACTACCTGAGGCAAGGTGAAGTtaagggaaaggaagggaagggaggtTGGAGGAGGGAAGCTGGCTGCCCCGAGACGGAGCCAGCGACGCAGTGCGGAGTTGGAGGGAGGTACCAAGCGCGCGGTTGAGAGGCTTATCAGTGGAGCACTACCTTCAGTGTCTTGCAGGTAGGTAATTTGAGTTCTTGTATCAGCATGTACCTCCCCTCGGACAATTGAACTGCGCGCCTGTGACCTTGCAGGCTGTTTAGTGCCCTGCGGAGCAGGACCATGCAACAACATCCTGCGACCCGTTCCTCGGATCAACAACGCCAGATGAGGGCAAGCTGGGTATGGAGCGAGAAGAACAGCTTACTTGCCTGGCACTGCAACCGGTGCTTTATGACCAAGGAAAACTTGATTGTCTGTGCCATTACGATCCCACTGCGCCGTCCGA
The genomic region above belongs to Colletotrichum higginsianum IMI 349063 chromosome 2, whole genome shotgun sequence and contains:
- a CDS encoding Integral membrane protein yields the protein MASRAAIPFLVAMMLLTGVCNTLLTKYQDMQCVRNCDAEDLAKRAYFNQPVLQTAQMFVGEMGCWLVVGLMTLFRRYGPGASPTSNGYEAVNTNDTDDANAPLVSSPADIPKPQEQDPGSILRGPRILLLALPAICDILGTTLMNIGLLLVVASIYQMTRGALVLFVGVFSVVFLRRRLFLFQWLSLVGVVVGVALVGLAGAIYHENKSKVENADEGSPESNALLTVIGVLLIAGAQIFTATQFVLEEWILERSAIEPIRVVGWEGLFGFVVTVIGMVVLHFAVGRTSAGQYGYFDMTEGWRQLTQNRAIGLSSILIMISIGYTLSLLQLTHLLRDHYAELC
- a CDS encoding Protein yippee-like protein, whose product is MGLAYNTYLNSSKVYGCKTCKAHLANHEDIISRNFRGQHGKAYLFNSVVNIETGEPSERNMTTGRHIVRDITCKQCKETVGWKYDKAYEATEKYKEGKFILEAELLCNVT